A stretch of DNA from Triticum dicoccoides isolate Atlit2015 ecotype Zavitan chromosome 2A, WEW_v2.0, whole genome shotgun sequence:
GTCGAAACAGAAGCTCATCTTCTCATTGGTTGCCGATATAAACATCCCGTTATGATCATGGATTATAGCACCAACAATCCCTTCTAGTTGATCCTCGTTCTCCCAATGGACCGAATAAGAGATCAAAACATTATGTTTATTTTTATTGAAGGGGTAACTTATAATCTTCACCTTTTATCTGCATCGAAATATGTAAACTTTTTTAGAGGGATGTGTGGGTACCGAAAAGGAATTTCAGTGTTCACATCCCTTGATCTTGCGTGATTGGATGATGGCAGCGCCTTGGTGTCGTATTCCCTCTTGGGGGCTTTGTCTTTGGAGCTCGGCACCGGTGAGTGGGACCAGTGGATGGCGGTGGTTTTGGAGTTCAGATTTCTGTGGCATGGGAGCGACATCGGCGACGCGGAAATGGTTGAGGTAGTCGGCTCTTCTTTGGCATGTCCACGGGATTTCCTCTGCTTGTGTTGCTGTGAAGTCGAAGCTGCGGCGGCGGGGGCCCTATGGTATACGATGACTGGTGCAGGTGGACAGTTTGGTGATCTTCCGTGGCGCCAGTCGTGCCTGGTTTTGCCATTCATTGTTCTCCGTGAGAGTCGGAGCTGCGTTGTCTGATCGTAGGTGGCTGAGTTTGGCACGGATCTTCATACAACTTCACTCTGCCTCTACAGTGTGGGTTGAGTCAACGATCGCCTACAACGGAATTGGAGTCGTTTGCTCAGGGTTTAGGGGTGGCGATGACGCTTCTAGGGGAGGAATGATGACGATGATGCATGTGCGCTGTCTCGACGAGGCACTCTTTGGAGTGGTATGTGTGGGGTATCTTGTGTGTGCCGCTCAGCGGTTGTgacggttttagcccggtttttcGTTAATTAACCGGGCAACTCTTTTCTGCTTAATTAATAGACGAGGCAAAACTGTTGCCTCTATTTCGATAAAAAAGATAGGTCACATTACTGCTTGAAAGGCCAAAACCACCTCGGCATTATCAGATCCCAACTCTAGCTTGTTTCACCCGCCGAAATCTAGCAGTTATCACCTTTGCAATGAAAAAGCATCGAAATAGAAACTCATCTTCTCATTGGTTGCCGCTATAAACTTCCCGTTATGATCAAGGATTATAGCACCAACGATCCCTTCTAGTTGATCCTCGTTCTCCCAACGGACCGAAATAAGATATTAGAACAATCTTTTTTTTTGAAGGGGCAACTTATAATCTTCACCTTTAATCTGCACCGAAAGAAGATATCTAAAGACCTTGTTAGAAAGGTAATCACCGGTTCTTATATGTATATTGTTGTCTTTTAAGTCGCTCATGTGGAAGGTTTGCCAAAGAGAATAAAGTTGGCTGGGTATACATTTACTGCCCAAAGAATGTATAACCATCTACGTTTTGTGTCTTTCTCTTTTCTAACTCATTACTTGTGTTGCAGGATGCAGACAAGACAGGACTTGCTACAATCGGTGAGGAGGTGAAGCAGTTGGCTCAAAGATCGAGGGATAACAGCTTAAGACCACAAGACTATGAGGTATGTGACGCATAATAAATTGAGAAGTATGAAATCATGCTGATCAGATATTCTTGGCTTGCTCAAAGAGTGTTCCCTTTTTAGATGGAACATACCCATTGTTTTGCACCAATACTTTATGTTCATTGCAGGCATTTAGTGATTTTCCAGATTGTTTCTGTAGTGATAGGGGAGGCTACCCTGGGTCTAATAATGGAAAATGCAATTATATCTCGAAGGTAATTTGACACACTAATTATCTCAGAGCTTGCATCAATGTACtgatttttttttacattttggATGATCATATATTGTAGATGAACTATTACTTGAGGGCTAGTGAATCAAGCAGCAGCTCTTCTACTATGCTTTTACATTCTGGCTGATAATATTTTGTAAAATTGCTTGTAGATGAATTTTTATCTCAGGGCTGGTTCCGTGAGTGATGATGTGATACTAGTTTCTGATGGAGAGGAATCAAGTAATTATTCTCTTCGATTTGAAGAGTTAAAGGCAAGATTCTAAAATAGCGCTTTGCATTCAAGCTACAGCATAGCTTAGTTTGTCCTATTTCTGATTTTGTTTGGACCCATTCAGTCCTACTTCAAGATATAGTCTAGCTTGTCGCTAATTCTGATTTTCTTCGGACCCGTGCATATGTTACACTTTCCTGATCATTGCTGAAAGATAAAATTTTATAGGAACTTGCTGTTGCTATATGTTGGAAAATGCTGTGTTATTATCTGTCCATGTGTGGTACACTAGCAGCACCTTTCAATTAATTTTCAATAAatatgtgattataaaggtgatattTCTAGAAACAATACCTTAAATGACATTGGGTGGGTTATGATTCTTCATACTTATTCAATTGTATGTTTGTCTGTTTATTTCAATGAGTTGTTACATGGTTTCATCAATTGCTTATGTTATGTCAGGGTTTTAAGAATTCCTCCAACAGCTAAAAGGGCCTAGTGCAGAAGATAGACAGCGACTATTATACTGAGGTAATTTTGTGTTGCAATGCTTCATGGTAGTATTTTGGATGCTGGATGTTGAATCGAATGTTTGTTGTAAATGTGGGCAgtgggttcaacttgatctggaaCAATGCGATCTTGTCACCAAACCGTCAGCTCTATATAGATTATCAGGGTCATATCCATCCATTCTATGGTTGCCATTTGTGCATGCAAGTACTATGGCTCCAAGGTTTTTACTAAtttgatttgttgggaagcttgctACCTTTATGTCTCCAACAAGCATAACCGTTAAATCTAGTGAATTCTAGCTGTCTGAATTTGTTATGGGTATTGATGATTGTAGGTATCATCATATTGACGAAAATAGCCATAGATTGTTTTTCGGTGGATATTACATTAGTTTTAAATGAATGTCAAATCTAGATTTAAACTAAACATAATTATGTTATCTGCTTATTATGCCTTATATTTGTATAGCTTTCTCTCTGCCTTAATTGTAACTTCCAATTTATCTAACATTCTAGCCAACAATTATTTGCAGGGagtttctcaggtgtttctacatctcTGTGGCACAACAATTTCTCATCAGGAAAATCTGTACACTTCAAATGTGAATATGTTAATGAAGGTGGCATGTGATAAAGTGGGTGTAAAATCCAAGGATTTTTACTCAATTTATTGTGGAAAAGTGTTGGATCCTGAGCAACTTCTATCCTATTATCAGATAAACAAGGATTcaaaaatcataattaatccaagaCTCAGAGGTGGCTGGTATGTAATAAATTGCGCTAGACTAAATTTCAGAAATTATTTTTATTGGTAGAGGTTTATTACCAGCTTCTTGAACTTACTATTCCTCACAGCTGCTTTTTGTCTTTAAGATGTTATTTTTTCTTGCAAGTGTGCATTACATTCCATTGGTGGATAGGTTCTACATTGTTATTTTGTTCAATTCCTGGTATGATGGATACTAAAATTGAAGTTTCACAAATACTGTTGCTTAATTCTGAAACTTAGGCTTCATGAATAATTGAAGTGGGTGATGCAGTATGTGCCGATCATATCTATTTTTCCCCTTTAATTCTAACAATTCAAGTTGATAGATTATGCCCAACCATTAATCTATGTATGGCTCATGTGGATTTTAACTTCAGCATGCTTTCGATTCTGCTGTGTCAGGCTGGACACTATCGTTTACTGTTCAGCTTACACAATGGTTACCAAGGAAAATGGCCCTTTTCTGTATAAATATTAGATGATATGGGGTTGTTCCCTGCAAATTCCTTCATGGCTTATGTTGAGTGCATACCTGTAGTCAATTGTACCATGTTTCTGCAGTTTTCTTGTCTGTGAGTTTATTTGTATCCATAGAACATTGGCATCACTAAATTGTTAAGTTTCTTATAGACGCACATGGAAATATCCACCATGTAAAACACTAATTTTGTTTGTTTTGCAGTGCTGGTCACAACTGGGATTATGTAATCAGTGATCTGGATCCATACCAGCGTGTGCCTTTGCCAGGGGACCTACTTCTCCCGGAACAGGCCATCATACAGCCACAAATGGAAGTGAAATATCTGGCACGTCTCCTCCAAGTTCGATGTAAAAAAGTGCTAATCTACCTGTGCCGGAAGCACTTTAGTGGCCATTCCTTCGGAGGTAACTTCAGTTCCCAGCAAATTATGTTTGACACCGATGGAAATGTCCGTATCGATGCTGCCCCAGAAAAATATAGTCGGCCTTCTGCCTTGTTGGACTACAATGCTGTTTCTGTAATCTTTGACCGGGCCTTAGGAGACGCAGCTGACAAATATCCAATGGATTTTCATCATCTGATTGCGCTCTTGTCAGCTAAAGGTCCAAATGTTGACTGTCAAAGTAAGGCAGTGATTGCTTTTGTCACAAATCACATTTCTCTCTTGACATATTCTGAAAGGATCAATCACAGTGCATTTCTGGACCTTTTGATTAAAAGGCTTGGTGAAGATGATCTAACCGCCTTGATAAAAGCTCTCGCGAATTTTAATTGGGAGAACAGGTTGAGGCAGATTCCAGCAATGGATAAAACGTACACTTATATTTGGTGGGAAGATGATGAGGGGAACATACGGTACCCGTACAAGAATAATGGAGTCAGTTTGCTCGCGTTTTCTCACAATTTCTTCAAACACCGCTTAGTAAGATATTTTTTGAAATATtctctcttttatttaagtttgacAAGCTATTTTTGTATGACAAGCTGATAAAACTTATTTTGATGCAGGGGTTCCCATTAGATAAGCTTGAAGCAGCGTTCTCATTGGTGGTGGCTGAGAAATATTTTCTAGCACATATGCTGTTTCAAATTTTAGTTAGATTCAAAAGCAAATGCCAGCAGCCATGCCCTGCATCGATTGAGACTTTTGTTGATGAAGTGATTCAAATGTGAGCTATGCACTTGCTAGTTGGTAATCATACATAATATGGCAACTTATCTGATATGTTTTTTGCTTATTTGCAGGCTTGGTGATCACACAGTTGATTGTGAGATGGTCCAAAATAACTGATTTCAAGTGCAATTCCTGCGGGTGACTGACTGTTTAGCTAGATGGCCTGCTACGCATTTTGTGAGAGTTGAATGCATGTCTAATACTTGTACTGATTTCAAGCGCAATGCCTGCGAGTGACTGACTGTTTAGCTAGATGGCCTGCTACGCATTTTGTGAGAGTTGAATGCATGTCTAATACTTGTACTGATTTCAAGCGCAATGCCTGCGGGTGACTGACTGTTTAGCTTTCAAGCGCAATGCCTGCGGGTGACTGACTGTTTAGCTAGATGGCCTGCTACGCATTTTGTGAGAGTTGAATGCATGTCTAATACTTGTTCTTGTGCTGGACACTCGGGTGGTGGCTTGTTGTGTGTGTTTGTTCATTCCTTGGTTTTGTTGCACCTTTGGTCTGAGTCCTCGTGTACGTACACAATTCCAGGCTCTTTCAGCTTGAAAATATATTGTATCAACGAGATTGTCATCCAACTGGACCTTTTCACTTTTTTCAGCTTGAAATTTTTTGTTTCATTAATTCTGAATAGGCACACTCAAAACAAGCGATTGTATGCCTTGTGGTGCAACCAGTCTTTGAAGGCATCAAAGAAATCCAGCCATGCCGCACAAACAAATGTAACCACAGGCCACGCAGAAATTACAAATGGCACGAGCGCACCACAAATGTATATTACGTGTGTGCAAACCAAATTTCATGTGGTAAACACATTCAACTTTAGACGTttgttttcaaattctttttaaactttataaacatgggttttttcattttttttttcaaGCACCACAAGTTCACGCTACAGAACATGAGCGTCAAGGGTACATGGGCAATCATTCTATTAGCAAGTATGAAAATCACGCTAGTTAACAAATTGTTTCCTTTTAAAATCCAAAATTTATCTTGTTTTTGGTCTGTCAATGCCAGTCAAATCATGGGCAAGCAAACAACGGAGGCATCAAATTAGTTCTCTAATATTGCTTGTAAAATCATAGTAGTAGAATTCATGTAAGAAAATGACAATGATGCAAGTTACAATCCAAAAGAAGCCACTCACTAGACATACACTAGACATAGAGCCATGACTCATACATAATGCATTCTACCCAAAATCCAGTTTAATAAATAAAAACAGTTGATAATGACCACATCAAATGCCTCCAGTGGACCCACACAACATAAAGTGATAATGATGCGGTCCAAATTTCCACTTGATGTGTTGCAACATCTCAGGCCTTCGTCTTCTTTCCACTTGCGCCACACTCGCTTGCTGCTTCTATCTCTCTCTGGCAAAAACGAAACAGAGATGTTTGTCAAACATAATACCTTTAGTGTGACCATATGACAGGTTATAATTACCTAAAAACAATTTTAAAAATGAAAAATTGCAAGCTAGAGTAAACATGCGTCGATATTAATTATTTGGGAAACACCCAACACAATGTCTAAAGGTCAGTCTAGGATGCTCTGAATTAAAATCGTTGAAACAGCCATCTGTGTCAAGGGTACATTTATTTACTTTTGACATCTTTCATTCAGACACCGTCAGTGCTCAGCTCTAGTTTGAAATTATGCTTCAGCTGCTATGTGCATCTTTGAATGGACTTGGCTCATACCAATTCCAAGTTCAGAAACGAACTACACATACGCTGCTATATTCACTGAATGCCTTAAAAGTGTAGGGGTGAAGCTAATGACAACACATACGCTGACATCTTTGAATGGACTTTGCATGTTCAGGTAGTGACAATTGATTACAGAATCATGATTGCGGATGAGCATCTATATCAGACATCTACTGTTCAACATGAGGAGGTGGCCAAATATCTTGATTTCTATTAGCAAGTATGAAGCAAACTGGACGCGATAAGCAAGCATTGGAATTTTAATCATTTTATAAAACCTAAGCAAAATTATAGTAGCACGCCTGCAAATGAAAGCATGTTCAGTGATAGTGAACATACATAGATAAAATGACAGTACTATGCAAATGAAACCATGCTTGGTGGTGGTAGTAGTACTGGGTGATCCTGTCGTCGGTGCGCACTGAACTCACTTGCAAAGAGCTGGGAATAAATATGCGTCGTCTTCTGTTGATAGACCTGGACATCGTTGTTATTCCCCATGTCGACACGAAGCAAATACTGGGCCTTGTGCACTAGTCGACGGTCCTTCCCCACCACACTGGTATCGTTTACGACTAGGTAGACAACGCCGTCTTGATGGATGCTCAGGACAGGGAACGACGGAGCAAGCTGTCTCAAACCAGCAGACTGGTAGTTGGTGTTTGCCCAGATGTCTTGGACGCTGCACTGGTAGCTTATGCTCCACCCTGGGTGGTCAGGGTAGAGAGTCCAGACGGTCAGTCCATATTCTTCGCCGGGCTTGCGTTCAACAAATTTATTGAAGGCAAGGAACTTGATGGAGCCACGAACACAGGCCACGGAACGGAACTCCTCAGCACAGAGGCCGCCTGGATAGTCGGAGGCATCATAGTTTGGACGTCCTTGGGGCAACTCAATGAAGCTCAACTTGCAGCCTTGGTGCAGATCACAGAGCACCATGCCTTGGTGGAGATCCACCCAGCAGAAGGTAGAGCCCCGATAAGAGAAGCACGAGTGAATGGAGAAATACATGGCTATGCTGGGTGGAAGGGGCAGGCAGCCAGGCTTCAAGACCCATTCTTTGGCAGACGACTCCCACAGCCAGACGGCGGCTCGGGAGAAGCCTGGCATGACCCAGACGAGCTCGGCAAGAAGGTAGCCACCCCCGGTGGCGTCGCACATGACGACGGCCGACTGgtgccccatggccatatactcgtcGTGGGAGGGGATAGGGGGGATGACGGAGAGGGAGCCATCCCTGGCGTCGTAGATGAGATAGGCTCCCATCTCCGCAAACGTTTCGGCGCCAGGGCGGTACCCTCCGGCGTAGAGGGCGACCAGGTTCTTGTCCGCGCTGGAGATGTGGCCCGAGCGCAGGCCTAGGAGCGGGGCGGAATTCGGCGGCGGTAGTATGCGGAGGGAGGAGAGTTGCGGCGGAGAGGCGACGACTGCGCGGGCCTTGAGGGCGCGCAGGTACTCGATGACTGCATCACTCATCTCTTTGTTGCTTGCTCCCCACGGGCAGGGGGAGGGGATTGGCACTGCGGCCTCGTCGTGGGAGAAATCAACATGGCGGTTGAGCAGAACCATCGGGGGGGCCATGGCGGCTAGGGGTTGGGGTTTGGTGGAGGGAGGGAGGAATGAGAAGGGGGATTTGGGGATCGGATCgatggtggcggcgcggctagggttagggttagggttagggtggaGGCAGCGATTTGATTTGGGGATTTGGGGATCGAGCGAGGAAGGAGAAGGGGGATTTTTGCCTGGTAGTAGATCTAAAATAAAATACATCAGCAGGGAAACCGGCGTCAatacctggccaaacgggccggcccggccaGGGTTAAACGGGCcaggcacggcacggcccggccaGGCACGTTAAGTACACGGGCCGGCCTAGTAGCATAAGTTTGCATGTCAAGTACATTCTGGTTGTGTTTGGGCAAGTACTTTCAGAATCAAAACAATGTTTGCATTGCCGGTTAAATCAGAGTCCAAGATAAAATGTATTTATAAAGTTGAGTGCTTGAGTCCATATCCGATTGATCTGGATACTATGGGTACTGTATAAACCTAAGCCTTGCAATAATCCTTGAACATGAAGAAAAGAGTACAGAAAAGTGTCCCAAATTTGCTCTGTTTTTCATGTGTGCGTGCACTTGATCCTTGGGTGAAAACCCACATGTTTTAATTCCTCTGTCGCATTTATTTTCTGTAACAGATTCTTTTTTTGCTGGGTTTAAAGATCAGAAACTTAAGCTGGAATGGGAGTAGTGGAGGTAACGATAAGATAGAATTAAGTTGTTGGTTTCTTGTCTATCATCCCATGAGCTGAGCTGCTTTTTCTATCTTTTGACTCAGAAAAAATAATAATAGATAAATAAATGGCGAGAAGGGAACAAATTAGATTGAATTTTGCAATCCgtgttctgttttttgtgtgtgtggggaaTCCATGTTCTAGTTCCCGTAGCAACAGATAAAGGCCATAAAAGGAGTACAAGCAAACAACATAGCAACTTATCTAATGCCCAGGTGCCTTAGATTAAAAAAAATATGACATCCATTTAGAACTTAGACAGTATAGAAATGATTACAATTTTCATAAAATGCATAACACAAGCTTGAACAAGTATCAGATTTCCATAATTCAGTATCGAATCAATGATATGAGTTATTAACTTGCCCAGGAGGAGGCGGGGTGATCTTTACCATACAAAAAGTTATTACCTACTACCTCCGTCCCGTATTAATTGTCGCTCAAACAGATCAAGGAGCAGCTAGATATGGCTATGATCAAGGGCAACTGAGTGACTAGCTGACACAAAAGTTGAAGGTGAAGCCCACCATACTAGTTTTTGGAGAAGCTGAATGTTATTGGTAACTGTGGTAGTTCAGACATCTTTATTTAATGAAATATGATAATCTGATAAACTTGTTTCTCCAAATATGCTCCTTGTGGGTTCAGGAGTCAGCAGTCAGCACTAGAGGTCAGGGGATTATTGTTACCCCATCCCCATTGGAGAAACATGGGATCTAACTGGCCTGACCACATATAGTTGCTTCAATGGACGGAAGCTGCAGCGCCAGGAGTTCAAGGAAATGCAGCAGCAAGCAAGGATGCCTGGGAAGGAGGAAGTGCAGTGCTTGCCAAGGAGGCCGGGCACAGTTCCAGCTGCTCTGAGTACAACAACACCTGAAACTGAAGGTACAGGTTCAGTTAACGGCTAGCAAAGCAGGAATGAATGACTGGGATTGATGGGCCTGGCTTTGCTGCTCTTATTGTTAATCAGTTTAATTGCCAAGTTACTGCTAACGGCAGTATGAGTGTCAAAAAAAATACTGCTAACCGCGGTAAAACAGAACTAGTATCGGCCGATATTTCGGTCATATCGCTCTTCTCGAAGAAATGCGAGACTGCTTTCTCTCGCTGAACGTAGAAAGCAAAGCAAATTCGACTATTCCTGGAGCCAAACACCAAAATTCCTTCTAGACTGCATTGCCATTCATTTCTCAGTCTTTTGTCAAAAGTGAAAATTCAACCCTCCAGTCAACAAACGGCATGTTTTTCTCTTCCTTGTCTCATTTATGGTTTTAATTTCACTAAACCACCACTCCTTGTAGAACAGTCTACCCAAATAAAGTCCAACTTATTATATAACACGTCAAGGAGAAATTTCTACAAGGAAAAAGGGCACCAGTTAGTTAGTTCTGATATATATGAGACTGTGACATGTAACAAATTATAATTATGTGCATCATCTATCATCTAGATGCAGATGCTGTTTTGGCATAGATTTGCTACGAGTCAAGTCAGACTCAGTTCCACACGGCAGACAAAGACTCACTCAAAAGTTGGCAAGTCGCCACCACATCATATATATAGCATGCTGATCCATCCAGCACTAGCCTCAGTGCCTCATACTACCTTGACTCACCTTCAAATCTTCCATCCAGAACACCCACCCGGGTCTCTAGTCAAAATTGAGCAACACCCCAAATAGCTAGTATCACCCGTTGTTAATTTTATCCCTCTTCCATTGCACCAGTCGAACTCTGAGTCCCCAAGATCACTAGTGACAACATCATCTTAGGCCGTACAGTACCACGTGGAAATTCAAGGCTCTTGCATGGAGGTCACGCATACCACCCTACTACAACTACATGATAAGCTGTAAGATGCAAGCAACACAACTTACAGATGTAGCAAGAAGCGGGCGCATCAGGAGGAAAAACATTTCATTTGAGTAACACAATGTATGTGACTCACCATTTGAGTAGAAAATATTATTACACTGTACTATTTAGGAGTCTAGCCAAATTAGTTAATAACTTAATATATTTCTGTTAGTGTTTGGATGTCAGAGTCAAGACGAGTTGAATTTATAAAGTTGAGCACTTAGTATGTACGTATCGTGCGGGTACTAGATAAAACTGAGCCTTGTAATAAGTGGGCTTGAAGAAAAGAGTAGAGAAAAATGCCCCAAATTTGCTCTGTTTCTGATGTGTGTGTGTGACATTAATCCTTCGGCGAAAGCCAATACGTTTCAATTCCTCTGTGACAGATTCTTTTCTTGCTGGGTGTAAAGATCAGAAAGCTAATCTGAAATGGGAGTAGTAGCGCATGAACTGAGCTGAGCTGCATTTTCTATCTCTGACTCGAACTAAAAAATATTTTGGTTACAAAATATCATTTGAGTAACACAGTCTGTGTGACTCACATCATCTATGCTACTGCCTTCTCTTATGAATTACGAAATATTATTACACAGTCTTTAGGAGTCTTGCCAAGTTCACATATTTGTCCGTTTTCGTGCGGACACTAGGCATGTAGTAGTACATTGTGCTTTCAGAGTCAAGGTTAAGAGTCCAAAACAAATTGTATTTATAAAGTTGTCTGCATATATTGAACAAAACAGTGAACATTGGGTGAGTACTTCAAATTTGTCTGAATATTGAACACAGCAGTGAACATTGGGTAAGTACTTCAAATTTGTCTGAATATTGAACACCGCA
This window harbors:
- the LOC119357383 gene encoding uncharacterized protein LOC119357383 — encoded protein: SIYCGKVLDPEQLLSYYQINKDSKIIINPRLRGGCAGHNWDYVISDLDPYQRVPLPGDLLLPEQAIIQPQMEVKYLARLLQVRCKKVLIYLCRKHFSGHSFGGNFSSQQIMFDTDGNVRIDAAPEKYSRPSALLDYNAVSVIFDRALGDAADKYPMDFHHLIALLSAKGPNVDCQSKAVIAFVTNHISLLTYSERINHSAFLDLLIKRLGEDDLTALIKALANFNWENRLRQIPAMDKTYTYIWWEDDEGNIRYPYKNNGVSLLAFSHNFFKHRLGFPLDKLEAAFSLVVAEKYFLAHMLFQILVRFKSKCQQPCPASIETFVDEVIQMLGDHTVDCEMVQNN
- the LOC119352718 gene encoding uncharacterized protein LOC119352718 isoform X1; the encoded protein is MAPPMVLLNRHVDFSHDEAAVPIPSPCPWGASNKEMSDAVIEYLRALKARAVVASPPQLSSLRILPPPNSAPLLGLRSGHISSADKNLVALYAGGYRPGAETFAEMGAYLIYDARDGSLSVIPPIPSHDEYMAMGHQSAVVMCDATGGGYLLAELVWVMPGFSRAAVWLWESSAKEWVLKPGCLPLPPSIAMYFSIHSCFSYRGSTFCWVDLHQGMVLCDLHQGCKLSFIELPQGRPNYDASDYPGGLCAEEFRSVACVRGSIKFLAFNKFVERKPGEEYGLTVWTLYPDHPGWSISYQCSVQDIWANTNYQSAGLRQLAPSFPVLSIHQDGVVYLVVNDTSVVGKDRRLVHKAQYLLRVDMGNNNDVQVYQQKTTHIYSQLFAKRDRSSKRVWRKWKEDEGLRCCNTSSGNLDRIIITLCCVGPLEAFDVVIINCFYLLNWILGRMHYV
- the LOC119352718 gene encoding uncharacterized protein LOC119352718 isoform X2, with protein sequence MAPPMVLLNRHVDFSHDEAAVPIPSPCPWGASNKEMSDAVIEYLRALKARAVVASPPQLSSLRILPPPNSAPLLGLRSGHISSADKNLVALYAGGYRPGAETFAEMGAYLIYDARDGSLSVIPPIPSHDEYMAMGHQSAVVMCDATGGGYLLAELVWVMPGFSRAAVWLWESSAKEWVLKPGCLPLPPSIAMYFSIHSCFSYRGSTFCWVDLHQGMVLCDLHQGCKLSFIELPQGRPNYDASDYPGGLCAEEFRSVACVRGSIKFLAFNKFVERKPGEEYGLTVWTLYPDHPGWSISYQCSVQDIWANTNYQSAGLRQLAPSFPVLSIHQDGVVYLVVNDTSVVGKDRRLVHKAQYLLRVDMGNNNDVQVYQQKTTHIYSQLFASEFSAHRRQDHPREIEAASECGASGKKTKA
- the LOC119352718 gene encoding uncharacterized protein LOC119352718 isoform X4, which encodes MAPPMVLLNRHVDFSHDEAAVPIPSPCPWGASNKEMSDAVIEYLRALKARAVVASPPQLSSLRILPPPNSAPLLGLRSGHISSADKNLVALYAGGYRPGAETFAEMGAYLIYDARDGSLSVIPPIPSHDEYMAMGHQSAVVMCDATGGGYLLAELVWVMPGFSRAAVWLWESSAKEWVLKPGCLPLPPSIAMYFSIHSCFSYRGSTFCWVDLHQGMVLCDLHQGCKLSFIELPQGRPNYDASDYPGGLCAEEFRSVACVRGSIKFLAFNKFVERKPGEEYGLTVWTLYPDHPGWSISYQCSVQDIWANTNYQSAGLRQLAPSFPVLSIHQDGVVYLVVNDTSVVGKDRRLVHKAQYLLRVDMGNNNDVQVYQQKTTHIYSQLFASEFSAHRRQDHPVLLPPPSMVSFA
- the LOC119352718 gene encoding uncharacterized protein LOC119352718 isoform X3, with the protein product MAPPMVLLNRHVDFSHDEAAVPIPSPCPWGASNKEMSDAVIEYLRALKARAVVASPPQLSSLRILPPPNSAPLLGLRSGHISSADKNLVALYAGGYRPGAETFAEMGAYLIYDARDGSLSVIPPIPSHDEYMAMGHQSAVVMCDATGGGYLLAELVWVMPGFSRAAVWLWESSAKEWVLKPGCLPLPPSIAMYFSIHSCFSYRGSTFCWVDLHQGMVLCDLHQGCKLSFIELPQGRPNYDASDYPGGLCAEEFRSVACVRGSIKFLAFNKFVERKPGEEYGLTVWTLYPDHPGWSISYQCSVQDIWANTNYQSAGLRQLAPSFPVLSIHQDGVVYLVVNDTSVVGKDRRLVHKAQYLLRVDMGNNNDVQVYQQKTTHIYSQLFASEFSAHRRQDHPVLLPPPSMVSFA